A stretch of Bombina bombina isolate aBomBom1 chromosome 2, aBomBom1.pri, whole genome shotgun sequence DNA encodes these proteins:
- the LOC128647100 gene encoding taste receptor type 2 member 40-like, with product MLPLFIFASMAVLGLSSVLGLCTNSIIIAVNIVDKAKGKNLSSSDIILVTLSATNIFFQFAMLANDYLSFLWSDIYFSNEVYVTFSVMMTVCVYVSFWFIVCLSVSYCLQIVIFTHTFLVRLKFGIFQVVVRLIMASVFISMVTAIPAAWNFYRDPANVNLSGNSTEITIPKLSIVYLIPSNLISCSCPLVLVGIANGLIIKSLVIHKNKADHNANRELNARAEARKRAARTIGLLLLLYIVFYVSEIFLIIDLFPPDSPGFCICLMVIYSYSPAQSIVLIFGSPKLKQVFIALIHCAGGQSKENLKTPKALFIKINPLKVKPLAA from the coding sequence ATGTTGCCACTTTTCATCTTTGCCTCCATGGCTGTTTTGGGACTTAGTAGCGTTTTGGGACTGTGCACCAACTCAATAATCATTGCTGTGAATATTGTGGACAAAGCCAAAGGCAAGAACCTCAGCTCCTCAGACATAATTCTTGTCACACTTAGCGCTaccaatatattttttcaatttgcCATGCTGGCTAATGATTACCTAAGCTTTCTTTGGAGCGACATCTATTTTTCAAATGAGGTATACGTCACTTTCTCTGTCATGATGACCGTATGTGTCTATGTCAGCTTTTGGTTCATTGTTTGCCTGTCTGTGTCCTACTGCTTGCAGATTGTTATATTTACTCATACATTTCTGGTCCGACTCAAGTTTGGCATCTTTCAGGTAGTTGTACGGCTCATAATGGCTTCTGTTTTCATCTCTATGGTTACTGCCATCCCTGCTGCATGGAATTTTTACAGAGATCCTGCAAATGTAAATTTGTCAGGTAATAGTACAGAAATAACTATCCCCAAACTAAGTATTGTCTACCTGATTCCAAGTAATCTCATCAGCTGTTCCTGTCCGCTAGTTCTTGTTGGAATTGCCAATGGACTCATCATAAAATCTCTTGTTATTCATAAAAACAAAGCAGATCATAATGCAAATAGAGAACTAAATGCACGTGCAGAAGCTCGGAAACGTGCAGCCAGAACTATTGGTTTACTGCTCCTTCTCTACATAGTCTTTTATGTATCAGAGATCTTCTTGATCATAGACCTTTTCCCACCCGATAGCCCAGGATTTTGCATTTGTTTGATGGTCATATACAGCTACTCTCCTGCTCAGTCCATTGTACTTATCTTTGGAAGTCCTAAACTGAAACAAGTGTTTATCGCATTAATACACTGTGCAGGGGGACAAAGCAAAGAAAACCTCAAGACACCAAAGGCTTTATTTATCAAAATAAATCCTCTTAAGGTTAAACCACTGGCAGCCTGA